One region of Drosophila kikkawai strain 14028-0561.14 chromosome 2R, DkikHiC1v2, whole genome shotgun sequence genomic DNA includes:
- the LOC108082324 gene encoding uncharacterized protein — MKFASLIISFVLIVVLTSQLEARLLLSNGNGFFCLWNSKRSCSKSTPRCLRLQIDATPTYMCKYYWNDCQYLLDNCKGVTVFGQGEPVDVSTCVTNNIAIGSTGICT; from the exons ATGAAGTTCGCGTCTCTGATTATATCCTTTGTCCTGATTGTGGTTTTGACCTCGCAACTGGAGGCTCGGTTGCTCCTGAGTAATGGCAATGGTTTCTTTTGCCTGTGGAATTCCAAGAGATCCTGCTCCAAAAGCACTCCTAGATGCCTCCGGTTGCAGATAGATGCAACTCCCACATATATGTGCAAGTACTATTGGAATGATTGCCAGTATCTTCTCGATAACTGCAAAGGAGTGACAG tttttgGCCAGGGGGAACCCGTTGATGTATCTACATGCGTTACGAATAATATTGCAATTGGTTCAACTGGAATATGCACTTAG
- the LOC108082401 gene encoding uncharacterized protein gives MRLTLAILVMIVLIAVATDAQRSQRKTNARTLATGTSRRSRAGTTRTRARAGTVRGRSVNGRNSRRVIVVNTGSSSTSSSSSSRPSSRCSTTSCSSNGNVCGRWANTRRCRRFRNDCRLEATNCNTSVSSWNVVNIGNCSSIAVNTTGTCVSTFSTSSSSSSTSSTLSNILSSILGSSSSSSNITPIIIRRG, from the exons ATGCGCTTGACATTGGCTATTCTGGTGATGATCGTTCTGATCGCGGTGGCCACCGATGCCCAAAGGAGTCAGAGGAAAACCAATGCTAGGACCTTGGCGACTGGGACATCACGTAGGTCAAGGGCCGGAACGACTCGTACTAGGGCACGGGCGGGAACCGTAAGAGGGAGATCGGTTAATGGACGCAACTCTCGACGGGTGATCGTCGTCAATACCGGAAGTAgctccaccagcagcagcagctcctccaggCCTTCTTCTCGCTGCAGTACAACCAGCTGTTCTTCCAACGGAAATGTCTGCGGCAGGTGGGCCAATACCCGCAGGTGTCGACGTTTTAGGAACGACTGCCGTCTGGAGGCAACAAACTGCAACACGAGTGTGTCTA gCTGGAATGTAGTCAACATTGGCAATTGTTCGAGCATTGCTGTAAACACTACTGGCACCTGTGTCAGTACCTTCTCAACATCCTCCTCTTCATCTTCCACGAGCTCCACGCTGTCCAACATACTTTCCTCCATATTGGGTTCATCATCTTCTTCTTCGAATATTACGCCCATTATCATACGCAGAGGCTGA
- the LOC108082375 gene encoding uncharacterized protein — protein MEQPQVTYNEEERIWSGPLRSSIYKDDAALGAVIFQSMKNWPKNICQIWDDDGVVVTFEQALTWAIRIAQFFKTRGLTHKDIIGIAAGNSKYLLSLGVACLMNGTPFHAPHSVLDEATLKYVLSITKPKLIFCDGNNYEKVHAATIEWQPEIYTLTDHLEGVPIIESLLEPTTTEMSYLPEPLVEGSDQTVALLCSSGTTGLPKVVCIPNRRLLQFAPSPINSESIILQSTALDWIGGVVMFTFNTIHGCTRILSRNPFTSEYIVHLVSKYQVDIMSIAPCPFTSLVNCPEATSESLSSLRILIYGGGAIALTTLQKGQKLLKNPIMANSYSTTEIGNVAISYRLEKGNPVGRPVPGVRIRIVGENGENLEHNQVGEICVHNGLTWQGYFGNPEATRQMQDPDGWFHTGDMGYFNEENFLCMVDRCKDILKYEAMHYWPGEIEAVILELPQVQDVCVVGIRNELENDEAGALVVLKTGSSLSAKEIVDHVAKALPAVYKQLHAGVQFTNELPANPNGKVVRRAALDIFKALKAA, from the exons ATGGAACAACCTCAGGTAACATACAACGAGGAGGAACGGATCTGGAGCGGACCTCTACGAAGCTCCATTTACAAGGATGATGCTGCCTTGGGTGCCGTCATATTCCAGTCCATGAAGAATTGGCCCAAGAACATATGTCAG ATATGGGATGATGATGGCGTGGTAGTGACCTTTGAACAGGCACTCACCTGGGCCATTCGGATTGCACAATTCTTTAAGACCCGAGGCCTAACCCACAAGGATATCATAGGGATAGCAGCTGGCAACTCAAAGTATTTGCTGTCCTTGGGAGTGGCTTGCCTGATGAATGGAACTCCCTTCCATGCACCCCATTCAGTTCTGGATGAAG CAACCCTTAAGTACGTGCTCTCAATAACCAAGCCGAAACTAATATTTTGCGATGGAAACAATTACGAGAAAGTGCATGCAGCAACCATTGAATGGCAACCGGAAATCTATACTCTCACGGACCACCTTGAGGGAGTGCCGATCATTGAGAGTCTCCTAGAACCTACCACCACCGAAATGTCTTacct GCCAGAGCCTCTCGTCGAGGGCAGCGACCAAACCGTGGCATTGCTTTGCTCCTCCGGAACCACTGGACTGCCAAAAGTGGTGTGCATTCCAAATCGAAGGCTGTTGCAGTTCGCACCTTCGCCAATAAACAGCGAATCGATTATACTTCAATCGACCGCCCTGGACTGGATAGGGGGAGTTGTTATGTTTACGTTCAACACCATTCACGGTTGTACCCGCATTTTGAGCAGAAATCCGTTTACCTCCGAGTATATTGTGCACCTGGTGAGCAAGTACCAAGTTGATATAATGTCCATTGCCCCTTGTCCTTTTACCTCTCTCGTGAATTGTCCCGAAGCGACTTCAGAGTCCTTATCTTCTTTACGTATTTTAATTTACGGTGGTGGAGCTATTGCCCTGACTACATTGCAAAAAGGCCAGAAACTTCTTAAAAATCCGATTATGGCCAATTCATATTCAACCACTGAGATTGGAAACGTAGCGATTAGCTATAGACTTGAAAAAGGAAACCCTGTGGGCAGACCAGTGCCGGGTGTCAGGATTCGGATTGTGGGCGAGAACGGAGAAAACCTCGAGCACAACCAAGTGGGTGAGATATGTGTCCACAATGGGTTGACTTGGCAGGGATACTTCGGAAATCCCGAGGCTACACGACAGATGCAGGACCCCGATGGCTGGTTCCACACCGGAGACATGGGATACTTCAACGAAGAGAACTTCCTGTGTATGGTAGACCGCTGCAAGGACATCCTCAAGTACGAAGCTATGCATTACTGGCCAGGTGAGATCGAAGCTGTGATATTGGAGCTACCACAAGTGCAGGATGTGTGCGTGGTAGGCATACGCAATGAGCTCGAGAACGATGAAGCCGGTGCCTTGGTTGTCCTGAAGACAGGATCTAGCTTAAGTGCCAAGGAGATTGTGGACCATGTGGCTAAGGCCTTGCCTGCAGTGTACAAGCAGCTCCATGCCGGAGTTCAGTTTACCAACGAGCTGCCTGCAAATCCCAATGGAAAAGTTGTGCGTAGAGCTGCTCTCGATATCTTTAAAGCCTTGAAAGCTGCTTGA
- the LOC108082329 gene encoding uncharacterized protein has translation MAQTPVSFDEKEKIWSGPHRKTMSKDETSLGEIIFQNMRASPNNICQICDVDGVSVTFDQALTWAIRMAQFFKKKGLGHNDVIGILAENSTLLMPLGVACLMNGTPFHTVNPMWNEALICHILSLTKPLLIFCDGNAYEKIYKATIEWQPEIYILRDHVEGVPSIKTLLDPTTSEGSYQPEPLREGGDQTVAMLCSSGTTALPKAVCISNSRLMPLQGVSSGSVIFTWGTLSWISGLWGLVNSTALNCTRIISRKPFSAEYLVHLVENYKINVIGLPPSHVYDLVNCPMATSRSLGSIRLLICGGGVASTAILQRCQKLCENGTVSNTYAMSETGTICRAGGLTHGGTVGRPVPGYRIRIVDEQGVSQGHNQIGEIYVHSGLGWKGYYGNSEESRRMQDPDGWFHTGDLGYFDEQNFLFVVDRKKEILKYQQRPYWPAEIEKVILELPQVENVCVVGIFDEEVGDKAGALVVRSNETNISAKEIVNHVAKRLPELRRQLHAGVKFTNKLPLNANGKIMRKEARDLFNALGDLSNDKF, from the exons atggcacaAACTCCCGTGAGTTTTGACGAAAAGGAAAAGATTTGGAGTGGCCCTCATAGGAAGACAATGTCAAAGGATGAGACTTCTCTAGGTGAAATTATTTTCCAGAACATGAGAGCTTCGCCGAATAACATTTGTCAG ATATGCGACGTAGACGGTGTGAGTGTTACATTCGATCAAGCTCTAACCTGGGCCATACGAATGGCCCAGTTCTTCAAGAAGAAAGGTCTTGGACATAATGATGTGATTGGTATTCTGGCCGAAAACTCCACACTCTTGATGCCCCTAGGAGTAGCCTGCCTAATGAATGGAACTCCTTTTCACACAGTCAATCCAATGTGGAACGAGG CCCTTATCTGCCACATATTGTCCCTTACAAAGCCATTGTTAATATTCTGCGATGGAAATGCATAcgagaaaatatataaggcAACAATCGAGTGGCAGCCAGAGATCTATATACTAAGAGATCATGTGGAGGGAGTGCCGAGCATTAAAACTCTCTTGGATCCTACAACGTCGGAAGGGTCTTACCA GCCGGAGCCCTTGAGGGAAGGAGGCGATCAAACCGTGGCCATGCTGTGCTCCTCGGGCACAACTGCCCTCCCCAAGGCTGTCTGCATCTCCAACAGTCGGCTTATGCCTTTACAAGGTGTGAGCAGCGGCTCAGTTATCTTCACTTGGGGCACTCTCAGCTGGATCTCTGGTCTTTGGGGGCTTGTCAATAGCACAGCACTGAACTGCACCCGCATCATCAGCCGGAAGCCCTTCTCCGCCGAATATCTGGTGCATCTCGTTGAAAATTACAAGATCAATGTAATCGGTCTACCTCCCAGTCATGTCTATGATCTGGTCAATTGTCCCATGGCCACGTCAAGGTCTTTAGGCTCCATTCGCCTTTTAATCTGCGGTGGAGGAGTGGCATCCACGGCCATTCTTCAAAGGTGCCAGAAGCTCTGTGAAAATGGAACTGTTAGCAATACGTATGCGATGAGTGAGACGGGGACCATATGCAGGGCCGGAGGACTGACCCATGGAGGCACGGTAGGCCGGCCCGTTCCAGGTTATAGAATACGCATTGTGGACGAGCAGGGTGTGAGCCAGGGACACAATCAGATTGGAGAGATATATGTGCATTCGGGCCTGGGCTGGAAAGGATACTATGGAAATTCCGAGGAGTCACGCCGTATGCAGGACCCCGATGGCTGGTTCCACACCGGCGATCTCGGATACTTTGACGAGCAAAACTTTCTCTTTGTGGTGGATCGCAAGAAGGAGATCCTCAAGTACCAACAACGTCCTTACTGGCCAGCGGAGATCGAAAAGGTTATATTGGAGCTCCCGCAGGTTGAGAACGTGTGCGTTGTGGGTATCTTCGACGAGGAGGTGGGTGACAAGGCCGGTGCCCTTGTGGTCAGGAGCAACGAAACCAACATAAGTGCCAAGGAGATTGTGAATCATGTGGCTAAGCGATTACCTGAGCTGCGAAGGCAGCTCCATGCTGGGGTGAAATTCACCAACAAACTACCCCTCAATGCAAATGGAAAAATTATGCGAAAGGAGGCGCGTGATTTATTTAACGCACTTGGAGATTTGTCTAATGATAAATTTTAA
- the LOC108082368 gene encoding uncharacterized protein, producing the protein MKAQLFACVLLLVAIFALTVSQNTDDDGSKCRRNVQKSCTSSTKTCARLGRANICQAFHNDCQRKLANCGNNNMSSKFYRKVHLSLCKGLAYDTALPCGSGGKTNSNGTTKIINF; encoded by the exons ATGAAAGCTCAATTGTTCGCCTGTGTCCTCCTCCTGGTGGCGATCTTCGCCCTGACTGTTTCCCAGAACACGGATGACGACGG TTCCAAGTGCCGACGAAATGTCCAGAAGAGCTGCACCTCCTCGACGAAGACTTGCGCGCGCCTGGGAAGGGCCAACATCTGCCAGGCCTTCCATAATGACTGCCAACGCAAGCTGGCCAATtgtggcaacaacaatatgTCCTCGAAAT TCTATCGCAAGGTACACCTCAGCCTCTGCAAGGGTTTAGCTTACGACACGGCACTTCCCTGTGGCAGTGGTGGAAAGACCAATTCGAATGGaactacaaaaataattaatttctaa
- the LOC108082369 gene encoding uncharacterized protein, giving the protein MKNALRLSALLVILSMACGFFSSSSSSSSTPRICLIQGCNWNSTVNTCARFGSSNLCNRFRNSCALRYANCVSTTAYTTTSLSQCSGITVGNRGRCGSTSSSSSSSNVVPIIIRRG; this is encoded by the coding sequence ATGAAAAACGCTCTCCGTCTGTCAGCACTCCTGGTCATCCTATCCATGGCCTGCGGCTTCTTCTCCAGCAGCAGTTCCAGTAGCTCCACGCCCAGGATCTGCCTCATTCAGGGTTGCAACTGGAACTCCACGGTTAATACCTGTGCCCGCTTTGGCAGCTCGAATCTGTGCAATCGTTTCAGGAACAGCTGCGCCTTGCGTTACGCTAACTGTGTTAGCACCACCGCCTATACCACCACCAGTCTGTCCCAGTGCTCGGGAATCACTGTGGGAAATCGGGGAAGATGCGGATCTACTAGCTCATCATCATCCAGCTCCAACGTTGTACCCATTATTATTCGTCGCGGttaa